A genomic stretch from Hemicordylus capensis ecotype Gifberg chromosome 1, rHemCap1.1.pri, whole genome shotgun sequence includes:
- the YIPF3 gene encoding protein YIPF3, whose amino-acid sequence MSGPGVASVAGAGGARGGGAPAEWGAFEDNMQGGGSAVIDMENMDDTSGSSFEDMGEMHQRMKEEEEVDAEAAAADEEDGEFLGMKGFKGQLGRQVADQMWQAGKRQASKAFNLYANIDILRPYFDVEPIQVRNRLLESMIPVKMINFPQKIAGELYGPLMLVFTLVAILLHGMKTSDTIIREGTLMGTAIGTCFGYWLGVSSFIYFLAYLCNAQITMVQMLSLLGYGLFGHCVTLFITYNIHFHSLFYIFWLVIGGLSTLRMVAVLVSRTVGHTQRLILCGALAALHMLFLLYLHFAYHKVVEGILDTLERPNIPPFQRVARDIPVVSSAGLNITARAVALTS is encoded by the exons ATGTCTGGCCCCGGGGTAGCCTCGGTCGCAGGAGCCGGAGGAGCGAGGGGTGGCGGGGCCCCTGCGGAGTGGGGAGCCTTCGAGGACAATATGCAG GGTGGGGGCTCTGCTGTGATTGACATGGAAAATATGGATGACACGTCTGGCTCTAGTTTTGAAGACATGGGTGAAATGCACCAGCGcatgaaggaagaggaagaggtggatgcagaagctgcagctgctgatGAAGAAGATGGAGAATTCTTGGGGATGAAGGGCTTTAAGGGACAGTTGGGTCGGCAAGTTGCTGACCAG ATGTGGCAGGCTGGAAAAAGACAAGCCTCAAAGGCTTTCAACCTGTATGCCAACATTGATATCCTCAGGCCCTACTTTGATGTTGAGCCAATCCAAGTTCGGAACAG GTTGTTGGAGTCCATGATACCAGTGAAGATGATTAATTTTCCCCAG AAGATAGCTGGTGAGCTTTATGGTCCTCTCATGCTGGTCTTCACACTAGTTGCCATCTTGCTGCATGGAATGAAGACATCAGATACCATCATT AGAGAAGGCACACTGATGGGTACAGCCATTGGTACCTGCTTTGGTTACTGGCTTGGCGTCTCCTCCTTCATCTACTTCCTTGCATACTTATGCAATGCTCAGATCACCATGGTACAAATGTTGTCACTACTG GGCTATGGCCTTTTTGGACATTGTGTCACCCTCTTTATCACCTACAACATCCACTTTCACTCCCTTTTTTATATCTTCTGGCTGGTGATCGGTGGCCTCTCCACACTACGAATG GTTGCTGTGTTGGTGTCGCGCACTGTGGGGCATACTCAGCGACTTATCTTATGTggtgctcttgctgccctgcACATGCTCTTCCTTCTTTATCTGCACTTTGCTTATCACAAGGTTGTAGAAG GTATCCTGGACACATTGGAAAGACCCAACATCCCACCCTTTCAGAGAGTTGCCAGAGACATTCCAGTTGTTTCCTCTGCTGGACTGAACATAACAGCCAGAGCAGTGGCACTGA